A region of Solanum dulcamara chromosome 7, daSolDulc1.2, whole genome shotgun sequence DNA encodes the following proteins:
- the LOC129896922 gene encoding NADPH-dependent aldo-keto reductase, chloroplastic — translation MRTSYETMLNNGETLPIIGMGTYSGENDRETTEKAIRTAIKMGYRHFDTAKIYGSEPAVGNALRRAIHDGLAEREDIHVTSKLWSSDHHDPVSALQQTLQKLEMEYIDMYLVHWPVSLKAWVDYPVPREEDFETLDMENTWCGMERCLEMGLCKSIGVSNFSSRKIEELIDFACVTPVVNQVEMHPMWRQRKLRSICGDYGIHVSAYSPLGGPGNAWGTTDVVHHPIIKSIAHKHNATPAQVALRWGLSQGCSVIVKSFNPRRMKENIGALDLTLDDWDLFEIEKMEERKIMRAEYLINDTTSPYKTIEELWDDEI, via the exons ATGAGAACTAGCTATGAGACAATGCTAAACAATGGTGAAACCTTACCAATTATAGGTATGGGTACTTATTCGGGCGAAAACGATAGAGAAACAACTGAGAAAGCCATTAGAACTGCGATCAAG ATGGGGTACAGACATTTTGATACGGCAAAAATATACGGTTCTGAGCCGGCTGTGGGAAATGCATTAAGACGAGCAATTCATGATGGATTAGCGGAGAGGGAAGATATTCATGTCACTTCTAAACTTTGGTCAAGTGATCATCATGATCCTGTTTCTGCCCTTCAACAAACTCTACA GAAATTGGAGATGGAATACATAGACATGTATTTAGTGCATTGGCCAGTGAGTTTGAAGGCATGGGTGGATTATCCAGTACCTAGAGAAGAGGACTTTGAGACATTAGACATGGAGAATACTTGGTGTGGCATGGAGAGGTGCTTGGAGATGGGTTTGTGTAAGTCCATTGGAGTAAGCAACTTCTCATCTAGAAAGATTGAAGAATTGATAGACTTTGCTTGTGTCACTCCTGTTGTCAAtcag GTAGAAATGCATCCAATGTGGAGACAAAGAAAGCTGAGATCAATATGTGGGGATTATGGAATTCATGTAAGTGCATATTCACCTCTTGGTGGTCCTGGAAATGCTTGGGGAACTACTGATGTGGTTCATCATCCAATCATCAAATCCATTGCTCATAAGCATAACGCAACTCCAGCTCAG GTTGCGTTACGATGGGGGTTATCCCAGGGATGTAGCGTTATAGTGAAAAGCTTCAATCCACGGAGAATGAAGGAGAATATTGGAGCTCTTGATTTGACATTAGACGATTGGGATTTATTTGAGATTGAGAAAATGGAAGAAAGGAAGATTATGAGGGCTGAATATCTAATTAATGATACTACAAGTCCATACAAGACAATTGAGGAACTTTGGGATGATgagatttaa
- the LOC129894637 gene encoding secreted RxLR effector protein 161-like gives MNVFNAFLHGDLNDEIYMHLPQEFVSQGEKVHRRDTNASKEICLELITEVGIGAAKPVGTPIDVNVKLTSREYDQHVKKRQETTDDPLIDQVNYQKLIGKLLYLNMTRPDIAFNTQTLSQFLSQPKKFHMEAVLRVASCPLSRKSVTGYMIMIGKSLVSWKAKKQTTVSKSSAEAEYRSISSNVSELVW, from the exons ATGAATGTGTTTAATGCTTTTCTTCATGGGGATCTTAATGATGAAATTTATATGCACCTTCCTCAGGAATTTGTCAGTCAAGGGGAGAAG GTCCACAGAAGGGATACTAATGCATCAAAGGAAATATGCCTTGAGCTTATAACAGAAGTTGGAATAGGAGCAGCTAAACCAGTAGGAACACCTATAGATGTTAATGTCAAACTaacatcaagggagtatgatcAACATGTGAAGAAAAGGCAAGAAACAACGGATGATCCCTTGATAGATCAAGTCAACTATCAAAAACTTATAGGGAAACTCTTATATCTCAATATGACAAGACCAGATATTGCTTTTAACACTCAGACATTAAGTCAGTTCCTGAGCCAACCAAAAAAATTCCATATGGAAGCTGTACTAAGAGTG GCTTCTTGTCCACTCAGCAGGAAATCTGTAACAGGGTACATGATTATGATTGGAAAGTCCTTGGTTTCATGGAAAGCCAAGAAGCAAACCACAGTATCAAAGAGTTCAGCTGAGGCTGAGTATAggagcatatcctccaatgtgTCAGAGTTGGTGTGGTAG
- the LOC129894636 gene encoding uncharacterized protein LOC129894636, translating to MAGEPTTESAQNLNQNHFNIQRGSASSNGQAEWCGKLYSMESVNQTSSVRKKQARFSGWNMQEKMYTEEPWGQWERVNAVVLSWLMNAVLKSLLSGIAFASNALDVWTNLEERFDRVDGSLTYSLHKEIATLQQGTASVAVYNTKLKALWDEFEVLVPSPCCKCEKFRGFVAHMNRQKLYQFLMGLNDSYHQARS from the exons ATGGCAGGTGAACCAACAACTGAGTCAGCTCAGAATCTAAATCAAAACCACTTTAATATTCAACGAGGCTCTGCAAGTAGCAACGGGCAAG CTGAGTGGTGTGGAAAATTATACTCTATGGAATCGGTCAATCAAACTAGCTCTGTTAGGAAGAAACAAGCTAGGTTTAGTGGATGGAACATGCAGGAAAAAATGTATACTGAAGAACCGTGGGGTCAATGGGAAAGGGTGAATGCTGTTGTCCTGTCATGGCTAATGAATGCAGTTTTGAAAAGCCTACTTAGTGGAATAGCATTTGCTTCAAATGCTCTGGATGTGTGGACTAATCTGGAAGAGAGGTTTGATAGAGTAGATGGATCACTAACCTACAGTTTGCACAAAGAAATTGCTACTCTACAGCAGGGGACTGCTTCTGTGGCTGTATACAACACAAAGCTAAAGGCcttgtgggatgagtttgaagttTTGGTGCCATCACCTTGCTGTAAATGTGAGAAATTCAGAGGATTTGTAGCTCATATGAACAGACAAAAGCTATATCAGTTCTTAATGGGACTAAATGATTCATATCACCAAGCTAGGAGTTAG